From the Accumulibacter sp. genome, one window contains:
- the hemA gene encoding glutamyl-tRNA reductase — translation MPLYTLGINHHSAPLSIREQVAFHPESVQLALADLTRRNSVHEAAILSTCNRTEVYVATDAPDVACQWLAEYHRLERRQIEPYLYTYPERAAVRHVFRVASGLDSMVLGEPQILGQMKEAVRAADEAGTLGTTLHKLFQQSFAVAKEVRSTTAIGSNIVSMAAAAVRLACRIFERIAEQRILFIGAGEMVELCARHFAVQQPRQVVIANRTVERGLALADRFGGSAIRLEELGERLPQFDIVISCTASPLPIIGLGMVERAIRVRRHRPMFMVDLAVPRDIEPEVGDMDDVFLYTVDDLAQVVESGMESRQAAVADAEAIISERVEVFLRWLATRATVPVIRSLRDAAERARRHEVEHALKLLSRGEDPAQVLEHLSHRLTNKFLHAPTQALTQAGGDNHDLHSLVGLLFHPHVDHRPGD, via the coding sequence ATGCCGTTGTATACCCTGGGCATCAACCACCATTCGGCGCCACTTTCGATTCGTGAGCAGGTGGCTTTCCACCCCGAAAGTGTACAGCTGGCGCTTGCCGACCTGACGCGTCGCAACTCGGTTCATGAAGCGGCAATTCTGTCGACCTGCAACCGTACGGAGGTCTACGTGGCGACCGATGCGCCCGACGTGGCTTGCCAATGGCTGGCCGAGTATCACCGGTTGGAGCGGCGACAGATCGAGCCGTACCTGTATACCTACCCGGAGCGCGCGGCCGTGCGGCATGTTTTCCGGGTGGCCAGCGGACTTGATTCGATGGTCCTTGGCGAGCCACAGATCCTGGGGCAGATGAAGGAGGCCGTGCGTGCTGCCGATGAGGCAGGGACGTTGGGAACGACCCTGCACAAGCTGTTTCAGCAGTCCTTCGCGGTAGCCAAGGAGGTTCGCTCGACGACTGCCATCGGTTCCAACATCGTATCCATGGCGGCGGCGGCAGTTCGACTGGCGTGCAGGATCTTCGAGCGGATCGCCGAGCAGCGCATCCTCTTCATCGGCGCCGGCGAGATGGTCGAGCTGTGTGCCCGTCATTTTGCCGTGCAGCAGCCGAGGCAGGTGGTGATTGCCAACCGCACGGTCGAGCGTGGGCTTGCTCTTGCCGATCGCTTTGGTGGTTCGGCCATCCGCCTCGAAGAACTCGGCGAGCGCCTCCCCCAGTTCGACATCGTAATTTCGTGCACTGCCAGCCCGCTGCCGATCATCGGCCTCGGCATGGTCGAACGGGCGATCAGGGTGCGTCGCCATCGCCCGATGTTCATGGTTGATCTCGCGGTCCCACGCGACATCGAACCCGAGGTCGGCGACATGGACGATGTCTTCCTGTACACGGTCGATGATTTGGCGCAGGTGGTGGAGTCCGGCATGGAATCGCGGCAGGCCGCCGTGGCGGACGCAGAGGCGATCATCAGCGAGCGTGTCGAAGTGTTTCTGCGTTGGCTCGCGACGCGGGCGACCGTTCCGGTCATCCGTTCGCTACGGGATGCGGCCGAACGCGCTCGCAGGCACGAGGTCGAGCACGCGCTGAAACTGCTGTCCAGGGGCGAGGATCCGGCACAGGTCCTCGAACACTTGTCGCACAGGCTGACCAACAAATTTCTGCATGCTCCGACACAGGCGTTGACGCAGGCCGGTGGCGACAACCACGACCTGCATTCGCTCGTCGGGTTGCTCTTCCACCCGCACGTGGATCACCGCCCAGGCGATTGA
- the grxD gene encoding Grx4 family monothiol glutaredoxin, translating into MDVQQLIKEQVTSNPVVLYMKGTPQFPQCGFSAVSVQILRACGLSSFFSVNVLEAPEIRSGIKEFANWPTIPQLYVGGEFIGGCDIMREMYEEGELQKLLQDQAGVS; encoded by the coding sequence ATGGATGTGCAGCAGCTGATCAAGGAGCAGGTGACGAGCAACCCAGTGGTCCTTTACATGAAAGGGACGCCACAGTTTCCGCAGTGCGGCTTCTCGGCGGTGTCGGTCCAGATTCTCAGGGCTTGTGGTCTTTCGAGTTTCTTCAGTGTCAATGTCCTCGAAGCCCCGGAGATTCGCAGCGGTATCAAGGAGTTTGCCAATTGGCCGACGATTCCGCAGCTGTATGTCGGTGGCGAGTTCATCGGCGGTTGCGATATCATGCGCGAGATGTACGAGGAGGGCGAGTTGCAGAAGCTCCTGCAGGATCAGGCTGGCGTCAGCTGA
- a CDS encoding putative bifunctional diguanylate cyclase/phosphodiesterase: MDRQNIARPLHGASQPASSFIIRGGRNCNDRYLDLDAFKYVNDVSGHQAGDALLKIVAEEVAHVARTSDRIGRLGGDELGVLLHECDSAGAVQVAEKINRRLAEIKFPGLGANHRVSASIGIVVFSAAKMNAELLLTNADIAMYQAKSKGGGGWHVYSEGEGVQERMQNRLHWEEMINRALANDGFIVHYQPILDIASRKVSHFEALVRMRAGDGGVVPPGMFMEVAESSGLIREIDRHVTGMVLARMELSRRAGRRYRFSINLSGVSINDASLLSFLREKLAQRRDLAGDVVFEITETAAVADFAAARRFMGAVRELGCTFSLDDFGVGFSSFNYVKQLPVDYVKIDGSFVRSLVDSQDDQVFVEALSKVAHGFGKKTVAEFVEDERALNMLASFGVDYAQGYFIGKPAEEIP; the protein is encoded by the coding sequence TTGGACCGCCAAAATATTGCGCGACCTCTACACGGCGCCTCCCAACCCGCATCTTCTTTCATCATCCGGGGCGGCCGCAACTGCAATGACCGTTATCTTGACCTCGATGCCTTCAAGTACGTCAACGACGTCAGCGGCCACCAGGCAGGTGACGCGCTGCTCAAGATCGTCGCCGAAGAGGTCGCGCACGTCGCCCGCACGAGTGACCGGATCGGGCGCCTGGGCGGCGACGAACTCGGCGTCCTGCTGCACGAGTGCGACAGTGCTGGCGCGGTGCAGGTGGCGGAGAAGATCAACCGACGCCTGGCCGAGATCAAGTTTCCCGGTCTCGGAGCCAATCACCGCGTATCTGCGAGCATCGGCATCGTCGTCTTCTCGGCGGCCAAGATGAATGCAGAACTGCTGCTGACCAACGCCGACATCGCCATGTACCAGGCCAAGTCGAAGGGGGGAGGGGGGTGGCACGTCTACTCGGAGGGAGAGGGGGTGCAGGAAAGGATGCAGAATCGCCTGCACTGGGAGGAGATGATCAACCGCGCTCTGGCCAATGATGGGTTCATCGTTCACTATCAGCCGATCCTCGACATTGCTTCGCGCAAGGTGAGCCATTTCGAGGCGCTGGTGCGCATGCGCGCCGGCGACGGCGGTGTGGTGCCGCCGGGCATGTTCATGGAGGTGGCCGAGAGCAGCGGTCTGATACGCGAGATCGATCGTCATGTGACGGGCATGGTCCTGGCACGGATGGAGCTTTCTCGTCGGGCAGGGCGGAGGTACAGGTTCTCGATCAACCTGTCGGGTGTCAGCATCAATGACGCCAGCCTGCTGTCCTTCCTGCGCGAGAAGCTGGCGCAGAGGCGCGATCTAGCCGGTGACGTCGTGTTCGAGATTACCGAAACGGCGGCGGTGGCTGATTTCGCTGCCGCCCGCAGGTTCATGGGAGCCGTCCGGGAACTCGGTTGCACGTTCTCGCTCGATGATTTCGGCGTCGGCTTCTCGTCGTTCAATTACGTCAAACAGTTGCCGGTCGACTACGTCAAGATCGACGGTTCTTTCGTCCGCTCCCTCGTCGACAGTCAGGACGACCAAGTCTTCGTCGAGGCACTGTCGAAAGTGGCGCATGGATTCGGCAAGAAAACCGTCGCCGAGTTCGTCGAGGATGAACGCGCCCTGAACATGCTGGCCAGCTTTGGCGTCGACTACGCTCAGGGCTACTTCATCGGCAAGCCGGCGGAGGAGATCCCTTGA
- the prmC gene encoding peptide chain release factor N(5)-glutamine methyltransferase translates to MPGDASGSGLVTTIGEAWRLARQRIDRLDARLLTEHVASCSHADLLAHPSRPLSARQVWQLEALVQRRTSGEPLAHLVGSVGFYGREFRVNADVLVPRPETELLVELALERLRALHEPAVADLGTGSGVLAISLKCLCPQARVVAVDLSPAALAVARMNAALHRVSIRFLEGDWYGPLAGERFDLIVANPPYVAMSDPHLESGGLPFEPRMALTDGVAGGDGLDCTRVIVGGAAMHLLPGGCLLIEHGHDQGEAVRQLLQEAGLAGVATWSDLAGIERVSAGRVPGSRDKESQQDGFFLQPDEL, encoded by the coding sequence ATGCCGGGTGACGCGTCTGGCAGCGGCTTGGTGACGACCATCGGCGAAGCTTGGCGGCTTGCAAGACAGCGGATCGATCGCCTCGATGCCCGCCTGCTGACTGAGCACGTGGCCAGTTGCAGCCACGCCGACCTTCTCGCTCATCCGAGCCGGCCGCTGTCAGCGCGGCAGGTGTGGCAACTCGAAGCGCTCGTGCAGCGACGTACGAGCGGTGAGCCTCTCGCTCACTTGGTCGGGTCAGTGGGCTTCTACGGTCGCGAGTTCAGGGTCAACGCCGACGTGCTGGTGCCGCGTCCCGAAACGGAACTGCTGGTGGAACTGGCACTCGAAAGACTGCGAGCGTTGCACGAACCCGCTGTCGCGGATCTCGGAACGGGTTCCGGCGTGTTGGCGATCAGCTTGAAGTGCCTTTGCCCGCAAGCCAGGGTGGTGGCAGTCGATCTGTCACCAGCGGCGCTGGCCGTGGCGCGAATGAACGCGGCTCTGCACCGGGTGAGCATACGCTTTCTCGAAGGCGATTGGTATGGACCACTCGCTGGTGAGCGCTTCGATCTGATTGTCGCCAACCCGCCCTACGTGGCCATGTCTGACCCGCATCTGGAGAGCGGTGGCCTGCCGTTCGAACCGCGGATGGCTTTGACCGATGGTGTCGCGGGGGGCGACGGACTGGACTGCACGCGGGTGATCGTTGGCGGTGCGGCGATGCACCTGCTGCCGGGAGGCTGCCTGCTGATCGAGCATGGGCATGATCAGGGCGAGGCAGTTCGCCAGTTGCTGCAAGAGGCCGGTCTGGCCGGCGTGGCGACCTGGTCCGACCTGGCAGGGATCGAGCGGGTCAGCGCTGGGCGCGTGCCGGGCAGCCGGGACAAAGAGTCGCAGCAGGACGGTTTCTTTCTTCAACCAGATGAGCTATGA
- the prfA gene encoding peptide chain release factor 1: MNESIREKLEHLAGRLDELDRMLAQGEATRDIDEYRKLSREHAELGPLVLLYHDWRRAQADLASGIEMLADPELRELAEAEVSAIRGRLPAIEDELQKLLLPRDANDERNVFLEIRAGTGGDESALFAGNLFRMYARYAERRRWQVEVISASVSDLGGYREVIARIVGGGVYSRLKFESGGHRVQRVPETEAQGRIHTSACTVAIMPEAEALEEVLISPTDIRVDTYRASGAGGQHINKTDSAVRITHLPTGIVVECQDDRSQHKNKAQAMSVLVARIKDLQEREQHANIASTRRNLIGSGDRSERIRTYNFPQGRVTDHRINLTLYKIDAIMDGELDELITALTAEHQADQLAMLADAG; the protein is encoded by the coding sequence ATGAACGAAAGCATTCGTGAAAAACTGGAGCACCTTGCCGGGCGACTCGACGAGCTGGACCGCATGCTGGCGCAGGGTGAAGCGACCCGGGACATCGATGAGTATCGCAAATTGTCGCGCGAGCACGCTGAACTTGGCCCGCTGGTTCTGCTGTACCATGACTGGCGGCGAGCCCAGGCGGATTTGGCAAGCGGCATCGAGATGCTGGCGGATCCCGAGCTGCGGGAGCTGGCCGAGGCCGAGGTTTCCGCCATTCGCGGACGCCTGCCGGCAATTGAAGATGAGCTGCAGAAGCTGCTGCTGCCGCGCGACGCCAATGACGAGCGCAACGTCTTTCTCGAGATACGCGCCGGCACGGGTGGCGATGAGTCCGCACTTTTTGCCGGCAACCTGTTTCGCATGTATGCGCGCTACGCAGAGCGTCGGCGCTGGCAGGTCGAGGTGATCTCGGCGAGTGTTTCCGACCTCGGTGGCTATCGCGAAGTCATTGCCCGCATCGTTGGCGGTGGCGTTTACTCCCGCCTGAAGTTCGAGTCGGGAGGTCACCGAGTGCAGCGTGTTCCAGAGACCGAAGCACAGGGCCGCATCCATACCTCGGCTTGTACCGTGGCGATCATGCCGGAGGCGGAAGCGCTGGAAGAGGTTCTGATCAGCCCAACGGACATCCGTGTCGATACCTATCGTGCATCCGGCGCGGGAGGTCAGCACATCAACAAGACCGACTCGGCAGTGCGCATCACCCACCTGCCCACCGGGATCGTCGTCGAGTGCCAGGATGACCGCTCGCAACACAAGAACAAGGCGCAGGCGATGTCCGTCCTGGTCGCTCGAATCAAGGATCTGCAGGAACGCGAGCAGCACGCCAACATCGCTTCCACGCGCAGGAACCTCATCGGCAGCGGTGATCGTTCGGAGCGGATTCGCACCTACAACTTCCCACAGGGGCGCGTGACGGACCACCGGATCAACCTGACGCTGTACAAGATCGACGCTATCATGGATGGTGAGCTTGACGAACTCATCACGGCACTCACTGCCGAGCATCAGGCTGATCAGCTGGCCATGCTCGCCGATGCCGGGTGA